From a single Nostoc sp. MS1 genomic region:
- the sbcC gene encoding AAA family ATPase translates to MIPVQLVLKNFLSYRDATVDFRGLHTACICGSNGAGKSSLLEAITWALWGESRAAAEDDVIHAGAKEVRVDFTFQNNQQKYRVIRSRVRGASGVLEFQIETPSGFRAITGKGVRATQDLILEHIKLDYDTFINSAYLRQGRADEFMLKRPSERKEILAELLKLNQYDELEERAKESSRQFKIRAEELDRSLESIKTQLKQRENTKAQRTELEVQINQLQQVQAFETIKLQSLQVIQHQRQNTEQQLNFVRQQYQNLTQDCDRLQQEQSAARTQLAELEAILQREAEITNGYSHYQSLQAQEEAYAAKFEEHTRATSLRQQKQQRLTKQIHELERQLQQVQGQLEALQQQEQEIQHTLSKSGEIEAALSQLTAARRHLAHLDELQMQVSPLLQQRQNLQSHLDRVHAGLVARLEQLQATENQLQRASQRQPQLQQAVVEVAMQIDQMEKDKVYLQRVQEKGHERRHFIERLQAQQREYERLLGELEQKLQMLRTPDAICPLCERPLDEHHWNRVVDKTKDEYKETEGQLWVFREQMAVSDREIQLLRQEYREIAQKLNVYDTLREQRGQLAAQLQSTSDAEQQLQQLAAEKQHLERSLQAGDYALDQQAELRQLQEHLQKLNYNEQDHALARSEVERWRWAEIKQGQIKDANKRLAALTARKPELQGQISQLQTRIQQEQTDSEDAQQIAALEQQIAEIGYSSEQHNNLRVAARQGQSWQLRYQQLLSAQQQQPQLQGRLQELEASRTARLQERQQLATQIDSLVEQLAQNANPIEQIQALEQQLATRRRQLDEQIAQLGRLEQLAHQLEALQTQYEEQQEQYQTCKQQYRVYQELVQAFGKNGIQALMIENVLPQLEAETNQLLARLTANQLHVQFITQRAGKGSKSTKKNAKLIDTLDIVIADARGTRAYETYSGGEAFRINFAIRLALAKLLAQRAGAALQLLIVDEGFGTQDAEGCDRLIAAINAIANDFACILTVTHMPHLKEAFQARIEVNKTQEGSQVRLLT, encoded by the coding sequence ATGATCCCAGTACAACTTGTTCTTAAAAACTTTCTGAGTTACCGTGATGCAACTGTAGATTTTCGTGGTTTGCATACGGCTTGTATTTGTGGTTCTAATGGAGCCGGTAAATCATCTCTCCTCGAAGCTATTACTTGGGCTTTGTGGGGTGAAAGTCGGGCGGCGGCTGAAGATGATGTAATTCATGCTGGTGCTAAAGAGGTGAGAGTTGATTTTACTTTTCAAAATAATCAGCAAAAATATCGTGTAATTCGCTCAAGGGTGCGGGGTGCTTCCGGGGTTCTAGAATTTCAAATCGAAACACCTTCTGGGTTTCGAGCAATTACTGGTAAAGGTGTCCGAGCTACTCAGGATTTGATATTAGAACATATCAAGCTCGATTACGATACTTTTATTAACTCTGCCTACCTCCGTCAAGGGCGGGCGGATGAATTTATGCTCAAACGCCCCAGCGAACGTAAAGAGATTTTGGCGGAGTTATTAAAACTCAATCAATATGATGAATTGGAGGAAAGAGCCAAGGAGTCATCACGCCAATTTAAGATTAGGGCGGAAGAATTAGATCGTTCTTTGGAGTCGATTAAGACGCAACTTAAACAACGGGAAAACACCAAAGCTCAAAGGACAGAATTAGAAGTTCAAATTAATCAACTGCAACAGGTGCAAGCCTTTGAGACAATTAAATTGCAAAGTTTGCAGGTGATTCAACACCAAAGACAAAATACCGAACAGCAACTAAATTTTGTTAGGCAACAATACCAAAATCTTACCCAAGATTGCGATCGCCTCCAGCAAGAACAGTCAGCCGCAAGAACGCAGTTGGCAGAGTTAGAAGCTATCTTGCAGCGCGAAGCGGAGATTACCAACGGTTATAGCCATTACCAAAGCCTGCAAGCTCAAGAAGAAGCCTATGCTGCCAAATTTGAGGAACACACCCGCGCTACATCCCTACGCCAACAAAAGCAGCAACGGTTAACCAAGCAAATTCACGAACTAGAAAGGCAACTCCAACAAGTCCAAGGACAACTGGAAGCTTTACAACAGCAAGAACAAGAAATTCAACACACCCTAAGTAAATCAGGGGAAATAGAAGCAGCACTATCCCAACTTACAGCCGCCCGTCGCCATTTAGCTCATCTTGATGAGTTGCAAATGCAGGTTTCGCCCTTATTACAACAGCGTCAAAATTTGCAAAGCCATTTAGATCGGGTTCACGCGGGTTTAGTTGCACGCCTTGAACAGCTACAAGCTACAGAAAATCAGCTGCAAAGGGCTTCCCAGCGCCAACCCCAACTGCAACAAGCAGTGGTGGAAGTGGCAATGCAGATTGATCAAATGGAGAAGGATAAGGTTTATTTGCAACGTGTTCAAGAAAAAGGGCATGAGAGACGGCACTTTATTGAGCGGTTGCAAGCGCAACAACGAGAATATGAAAGATTATTGGGGGAATTAGAGCAGAAATTACAAATGCTCCGTACTCCTGACGCTATCTGTCCCTTGTGTGAACGTCCTTTAGATGAGCATCACTGGAACCGGGTTGTAGATAAAACCAAGGATGAGTATAAGGAAACTGAGGGGCAATTGTGGGTATTCCGGGAACAGATGGCGGTTTCTGATAGAGAAATTCAGTTATTGCGTCAGGAATACCGGGAAATAGCTCAGAAATTAAACGTTTACGATACCTTAAGGGAGCAAAGAGGACAACTAGCTGCACAACTGCAATCAACTAGCGATGCTGAACAACAATTACAACAGTTGGCAGCCGAAAAACAACACTTAGAGCGATCGCTCCAAGCTGGTGATTACGCCCTTGATCAACAAGCCGAACTGCGACAACTACAAGAGCATCTGCAAAAATTAAATTACAATGAGCAAGACCATGCCCTCGCCCGAAGTGAGGTAGAACGGTGGCGCTGGGCAGAAATCAAGCAAGGGCAAATAAAAGATGCTAACAAACGCCTAGCCGCACTCACAGCGCGTAAACCAGAATTACAAGGCCAAATTAGCCAATTACAAACCAGAATCCAGCAAGAGCAAACAGATTCCGAAGATGCTCAACAAATCGCAGCCTTGGAACAGCAAATTGCAGAAATTGGCTATAGTTCAGAACAGCATAACAACCTGCGTGTAGCCGCTCGTCAAGGGCAATCTTGGCAGTTACGATATCAGCAGCTATTATCAGCCCAACAACAGCAGCCCCAACTCCAGGGGAGATTACAAGAGCTAGAAGCGTCTAGAACCGCAAGATTACAGGAACGCCAACAACTCGCCACCCAAATCGACAGCCTTGTTGAACAATTAGCCCAAAATGCCAACCCCATCGAGCAAATTCAAGCCTTAGAACAGCAGTTAGCCACTAGAAGGCGACAACTAGACGAACAAATTGCCCAATTAGGACGTTTGGAACAGTTAGCGCATCAACTAGAGGCGTTACAAACTCAGTACGAGGAGCAGCAGGAACAATACCAAACTTGCAAACAACAATATCGGGTATATCAGGAATTAGTGCAAGCATTTGGTAAAAATGGTATCCAAGCGCTGATGATTGAGAACGTGTTACCGCAACTGGAAGCCGAGACAAATCAACTCTTGGCAAGGTTAACAGCAAATCAACTGCACGTACAATTTATTACTCAAAGAGCAGGTAAAGGTAGTAAATCTACTAAGAAAAATGCCAAACTCATCGACACCTTAGATATTGTCATTGCCGATGCTAGAGGTACAAGAGCCTATGAAACCTACTCTGGTGGGGAAGCCTTTAGAATTAACTTTGCCATCCGTTTAGCCTTAGCTAAACTCCTAGCACAAAGAGCAGGAGCCGCCTTGCAACTGTTAATTGTCGATGAAGGCTTTGGTACACAAGATGCCGAAGGATGCGATCGCCTTATTGCTGCCATAAATGCGATCGCCAACGATTTCGCCTGCATCCTCACCGTCACCCACATGCCCCACCTCAAAGAAGCCTTCCAAGCCAGAATTGAGGTAAATAAGACTCAAGAAGGGTCGCAGGTTAGGTTGTTAACGTAA
- a CDS encoding PAS domain S-box protein yields MLSHKRLIVFTLAWLVLAVIGFVALYQGKSCISWFPVSRWAIALTLWLELIGIILAGIVLLIKTIRANNNWTSLIDLSRVNRSMTATNQQLQESEGSFRTAVGNILDCFGVYSAIRDRSGQIVDFRIEYVNTAACACNGWTYEAQIGKGLCEILPNHKESGLFAEYCQVVETGQTLVKEELIYEDNYNSQRLARVFNIRAAKYQDGFVVNWQDVTERHQAQETLRRHQQELATLVDNVPDVITRFDTNLRYIYANSVHERITGLKSEALIGKTLSEVWGGEALAPQWQAVLQEAIRTGQKQTSEFSFPGNDGINHFYQIQLVPEFSLEGSVASVLTVTRDITNVKQTQAALQTNQELTRTVLENFPNGGVFLFDENLRYILVAGQGLAMVGMNKADLEGKTIWEALPPETSNTLEQPYRQALLGQDSHFEVTYDNHTYDVHVLPVRNEHGQIFAGMAITQDITERKQVEVRLRQKRERLYLAQLAAKIGTFEWNIQTNTNIWSNELEALYGLQPGEFGETYEEWTRWVHPEDLAQAEASVANALKTGEMFTDWRVIWKDGSVRWLNARAQVFYDEEGKPLRMIGINVDVTEQQAVLREQKSAQAALKESEERLRLALKAVNQGLYDLNIQTGDAVVSPEYAQMLGYDPDEFQETNLAWRDRLHPDDRELVYRVYEEYVAGKTDEYRVEFRQRTKSGDWLWILSIGKIVAWDEQGNPLRMLGTHTDITKRKQSEVALQDALQLLNLHIDTTPLAVVQWDCHLCVTRWSSAAEKIFGWQAEEVLGKYIHDLHMVYEEDIAVVAQVSDRLLSGQEAQIIQYNRNYTKDGKVIDCEWYNSTINDEGGSVTSVLSLVLDVTERTKAEQAICESELKFRTLADIMPQMVWITRPDGYNEYFNQRWYDYTGKTLAQSKGEGWQSILHPDDLARTITVWQNSLQTGNSYNIEYRLRRNDGEYRWHLGKALPLHEEDGKIVNWFGSCTDIHDQKLVIEERAQALERERAARIELERASRMKDEFLAIVSHELRSPLNGILGWSRLLRTRKLPPDKIEQALESIERNAQAQTQLIEDLLDISRIIRGNIRLNLCPTSLIPVIQAALDTVRPVANSKSIFIDSQLDVDVKVSGDPERLQQIVWNLLSNAVKFTPEGGRVEIRLEQTETTVQIQVIDTGKGISPEFLAYVFERFRQADSTTTRNQGGLGLGLAIVRNLVEVHNGTVCVASEGEGKGATFTVELPILPTSFNITAEQILIQRQTAWDTNIQITGLKILVVDDEPDTREFIQTALEQYGATVTTAASAREALELLPIFKPDVLLSDIGMPGEDGYSLIRTIRSLPPEQGGNVPAASLTAYARQSDRLQALSAGFQIHIPKPIEPIQLLKIVASLAGSREWGVGGDEGDEGDGEAKEKK; encoded by the coding sequence ATGCTGTCTCACAAAAGACTGATTGTGTTCACTTTGGCTTGGCTAGTACTGGCGGTGATTGGATTTGTCGCCTTATACCAGGGTAAATCTTGTATTTCTTGGTTCCCTGTATCTAGATGGGCGATCGCTTTAACTCTTTGGCTAGAATTAATCGGGATCATTTTAGCGGGTATAGTTTTACTCATCAAAACTATAAGAGCAAATAATAACTGGACTTCTTTGATCGATTTAAGCCGAGTTAACCGTTCAATGACTGCCACCAACCAACAATTACAGGAAAGTGAAGGAAGTTTTCGCACGGCTGTAGGAAATATTTTAGATTGCTTTGGTGTTTACTCTGCCATCCGCGATCGCTCTGGGCAAATTGTCGATTTTCGCATCGAGTATGTTAACACTGCTGCCTGTGCCTGTAACGGCTGGACTTATGAAGCACAAATTGGTAAGGGACTGTGTGAAATCCTCCCCAACCATAAAGAATCCGGGCTATTTGCCGAATACTGTCAAGTGGTAGAGACTGGGCAAACTCTAGTAAAAGAAGAACTAATTTACGAAGATAATTACAACTCTCAACGTTTAGCGCGAGTTTTTAATATTCGGGCTGCTAAATATCAAGATGGCTTTGTAGTAAATTGGCAGGATGTAACTGAACGTCATCAAGCCCAAGAAACACTGCGTCGTCACCAGCAAGAGTTAGCCACATTAGTAGACAATGTTCCCGATGTCATCACACGCTTTGATACTAATTTACGCTACATCTACGCTAACTCTGTCCATGAAAGAATTACTGGCTTAAAGTCCGAAGCATTGATTGGTAAAACGCTGTCGGAAGTTTGGGGAGGTGAAGCCCTGGCTCCTCAATGGCAAGCGGTTCTACAAGAAGCCATCCGTACAGGGCAAAAACAAACCAGTGAATTTAGTTTCCCAGGAAACGATGGCATCAACCACTTTTACCAAATTCAACTTGTGCCAGAGTTTTCTTTGGAAGGCTCAGTTGCTTCTGTATTGACAGTCACCCGCGACATAACGAACGTTAAACAGACACAAGCAGCACTGCAAACTAATCAGGAACTAACCCGCACAGTTCTAGAAAACTTTCCTAATGGTGGTGTTTTTCTATTTGACGAGAACTTACGCTACATCCTGGTAGCAGGTCAAGGATTGGCAATGGTAGGAATGAACAAAGCAGACTTGGAAGGTAAAACTATTTGGGAAGCACTACCTCCAGAAACTAGCAATACTCTTGAGCAACCCTATCGCCAAGCTTTATTAGGACAGGATTCCCATTTTGAAGTGACCTATGACAATCATACTTATGATGTTCATGTTCTGCCTGTGAGGAACGAACATGGTCAAATTTTTGCTGGCATGGCAATTACTCAGGATATTACGGAACGCAAGCAAGTAGAAGTAAGATTACGACAGAAACGAGAAAGATTATATCTAGCACAATTAGCAGCAAAAATTGGTACTTTTGAATGGAATATTCAGACTAATACGAATATTTGGTCAAATGAATTAGAAGCACTCTACGGTTTACAGCCTGGAGAGTTCGGAGAAACTTATGAAGAATGGACGAGGTGGGTACATCCCGAAGATTTAGCCCAGGCGGAAGCAAGTGTAGCTAATGCTTTAAAAACAGGTGAGATGTTCACTGACTGGCGAGTGATTTGGAAAGATGGCAGTGTTCGCTGGCTTAATGCGAGAGCGCAGGTATTCTATGATGAGGAGGGTAAGCCCTTACGCATGATAGGAATTAATGTTGATGTCACTGAACAGCAAGCAGTTTTGCGTGAACAAAAATCTGCCCAAGCTGCTTTAAAAGAAAGTGAAGAACGCTTGCGTTTAGCCTTGAAAGCCGTCAATCAAGGACTTTATGATTTAAACATTCAAACTGGGGATGCAGTAGTTAGTCCAGAATACGCCCAGATGTTAGGATATGACCCCGATGAGTTCCAAGAAACAAATCTGGCGTGGCGCGATCGCCTGCATCCTGATGACAGAGAATTAGTGTATCGGGTTTACGAAGAATATGTTGCTGGCAAAACCGACGAGTATAGAGTAGAATTCAGACAACGCACCAAATCCGGCGATTGGTTATGGATTCTCTCCATTGGTAAAATAGTCGCTTGGGATGAGCAAGGTAATCCCCTGCGAATGCTGGGTACGCACACAGATATTACTAAGCGTAAGCAATCTGAAGTAGCCCTACAAGATGCCCTGCAATTGTTAAATCTCCACATAGATACTACCCCCTTGGCCGTGGTGCAATGGGATTGTCATCTGTGCGTTACCCGTTGGTCATCGGCGGCGGAAAAAATCTTTGGTTGGCAAGCAGAGGAGGTGTTAGGAAAGTACATCCACGACCTACACATGGTTTATGAGGAAGATATAGCAGTTGTTGCCCAAGTAAGCGATCGCCTCCTCAGTGGTCAAGAAGCGCAAATTATCCAATATAATCGCAACTATACCAAAGATGGCAAAGTAATTGATTGTGAATGGTACAACTCCACCATCAATGATGAGGGTGGTAGTGTAACTTCTGTACTTTCACTAGTTTTAGATGTAACTGAACGTACTAAAGCCGAACAAGCAATATGTGAAAGTGAATTAAAATTCCGCACCCTTGCCGACATTATGCCGCAGATGGTTTGGATTACCAGACCAGATGGTTATAATGAATATTTCAATCAACGTTGGTACGACTACACAGGCAAGACACTAGCACAAAGCAAAGGCGAAGGCTGGCAAAGTATTTTACATCCTGATGATTTGGCGCGTACCATTACTGTATGGCAAAATAGCCTACAAACTGGAAACAGTTATAATATAGAATATCGCTTACGTCGTAACGATGGTGAATACCGTTGGCATTTAGGAAAAGCCTTACCCTTACATGAGGAAGACGGTAAAATTGTCAATTGGTTTGGTTCCTGCACCGATATTCATGACCAAAAATTGGTAATTGAAGAACGGGCGCAAGCATTAGAGCGAGAACGGGCGGCACGAATAGAACTAGAAAGAGCCAGCCGGATGAAAGATGAGTTTTTGGCGATAGTATCCCACGAATTGCGATCGCCCCTCAACGGTATTTTAGGCTGGTCGCGCCTACTCCGCACCCGTAAACTACCACCAGACAAAATTGAGCAAGCATTAGAATCGATTGAGCGCAACGCCCAAGCCCAAACTCAGTTAATTGAAGACTTACTCGACATCTCTCGGATTATTCGCGGTAACATTCGCCTAAATCTCTGTCCCACCAGCTTAATTCCTGTAATTCAAGCAGCCTTAGACACAGTTAGACCTGTTGCTAATAGTAAATCAATTTTCATTGACTCTCAACTTGATGTTGATGTCAAAGTTTCAGGTGATCCAGAACGCCTACAGCAAATCGTTTGGAATCTCCTTTCTAACGCTGTTAAGTTCACTCCAGAAGGTGGACGAGTAGAAATCCGTCTAGAACAAACGGAAACTACTGTACAGATTCAGGTAATTGATACAGGCAAAGGTATTAGCCCTGAGTTTCTAGCCTATGTATTTGAACGTTTCCGCCAAGCAGACTCCACCACAACCAGAAATCAAGGAGGGCTGGGTTTAGGTTTAGCGATCGTGCGTAATTTAGTTGAAGTGCATAATGGTACAGTTTGCGTCGCCAGCGAAGGAGAAGGAAAAGGCGCAACATTTACAGTCGAGTTGCCAATTTTACCAACTTCCTTCAACATCACCGCAGAACAAATACTAATTCAACGGCAGACAGCCTGGGATACCAACATCCAAATCACCGGACTAAAAATTTTAGTAGTTGATGACGAGCCAGATACTAGGGAATTTATCCAAACCGCCTTAGAACAATACGGTGCAACCGTCACCACAGCCGCCTCCGCCCGTGAAGCTTTAGAACTATTGCCAATATTCAAACCTGACGTACTGTTAAGTGATATTGGTATGCCAGGTGAAGATGGTTATTCCCTAATTCGCACAATTAGAAGCCTACCACCAGAACAAGGCGGAAACGTCCCAGCCGCCTCCCTCACAGCCTACGCCAGACAAAGCGATCGCCTCCAAGCTCTAAGCGCCGGCTTTCAAATTCACATTCCCAAACCCATTGAGCCAATCCAGTTACTTAAGATTGTCGCCAGTCTGGCAGGGAGTAGGGAGTGGGGAGTGGGGGGAGATGAGGGAGATGAGGGAGATGGGGAAGCGAAGGAGAAAAAATAA
- a CDS encoding conjugal transfer protein TrbI → MTNLNRWKSGAAALVALTVTTSTVTPMIAFAPAANAQLLNQNRRVSIPAGVSFPVTYEKDQVVVSRGETVSLTLKIANNIVDNSRRVLIPAGTEVVGQLEPVYYNGGYSQDRNDQNDVRGVRFVARELVYPSGNRQSIDASSQTITRVEKIRKNDSGKILTDAAIGAGAATAISLLTGNRRIEVLEPVGGAAAGALASVLLRKKEVEVFVVRPQQDLRLALNSNLTVDTFR, encoded by the coding sequence ATGACTAACTTAAATCGTTGGAAATCTGGAGCCGCCGCCCTTGTAGCATTAACAGTTACTACAAGTACTGTAACCCCTATGATTGCTTTTGCACCGGCAGCTAATGCGCAACTTCTTAATCAAAACCGGAGAGTTTCTATTCCTGCCGGCGTGAGTTTTCCTGTTACTTATGAGAAAGATCAAGTAGTTGTTAGCCGTGGTGAAACTGTATCTTTAACCTTGAAGATCGCTAACAATATTGTCGATAACAGTAGAAGAGTTTTAATTCCTGCTGGTACTGAAGTTGTGGGACAACTAGAGCCTGTATATTACAACGGTGGTTACTCACAAGATAGAAACGACCAAAATGATGTTAGAGGTGTAAGATTCGTAGCCAGAGAATTAGTTTATCCTTCCGGTAACAGACAATCAATTGATGCCAGTTCTCAAACTATCACCAGAGTAGAAAAAATTAGAAAAAATGATTCTGGTAAAATATTAACTGATGCTGCTATTGGTGCAGGTGCGGCTACTGCAATTTCTTTACTTACAGGTAATCGGAGAATTGAAGTTTTAGAACCTGTAGGTGGTGCAGCAGCAGGTGCTTTAGCTAGTGTATTACTGCGTAAAAAAGAAGTTGAGGTATTTGTAGTTAGACCACAACAAGATTTACGTTTGGCTCTAAATTCTAATTTGACAGTGGATACTTTCCGCTAA